The Commensalibacter nepenthis genome has a window encoding:
- a CDS encoding pseudouridine synthase, whose amino-acid sequence MHNKNNNSDAPTAVKGERIAKWLARAGVASRREAETMIEAGKVSLNNEPVTQPATFVQENDIIRVDGQVISPPDRTRLWRYHKPVGLITTHKDPEGRKTVFEALPETMPRVVSVGRLDLNSEGLLLLTNDGALARKLEMPSSQWTRRYRVRVFGTINPDDFNRLKKGITVEGVHYAPIDVKIDSQKGNNTWLTVSLQEGRNREIRRVMQHINLQVNRLIRISYGPFQLGTLPKSGLDEVTLKVIKEQLGWNPTESKKK is encoded by the coding sequence ATGCACAACAAAAATAATAATTCTGATGCTCCAACTGCTGTTAAAGGAGAGCGTATCGCCAAATGGTTGGCAAGAGCAGGCGTTGCCTCTCGCCGTGAAGCAGAAACCATGATCGAAGCGGGTAAAGTCTCGTTAAATAATGAGCCTGTCACTCAACCAGCAACTTTTGTACAAGAAAACGATATTATCCGAGTGGATGGGCAAGTAATTTCCCCACCAGATCGCACCCGTTTATGGCGCTATCATAAACCCGTAGGCTTAATCACCACACACAAAGATCCTGAAGGGCGTAAAACCGTTTTTGAAGCTCTTCCCGAAACAATGCCGCGTGTGGTCAGTGTCGGTCGTCTGGATTTAAATAGTGAAGGGTTGTTATTATTAACCAATGATGGTGCTTTGGCTAGAAAACTGGAAATGCCCAGCAGCCAATGGACCAGACGCTATCGCGTTCGTGTTTTTGGCACCATTAATCCAGACGATTTTAATAGACTTAAAAAAGGCATAACGGTTGAAGGCGTTCATTATGCCCCCATCGATGTTAAAATTGATTCTCAAAAAGGGAATAACACATGGTTAACCGTTTCCTTACAAGAAGGGCGTAATCGCGAAATTAGACGGGTAATGCAACATATTAACTTGCAAGTTAATCGATTAATCCGCATTTCCTATGGACCATTTCAACTTGGAACTTTACCCAAAAGCGGATTGGATGAGGTCACCTTAAAAGTCATCAAAGAACAACTTGGTTGGAACCCCACAGAATCCAAAAAAAAGTAA
- a CDS encoding lipopolysaccharide biosynthesis protein: protein MSHTTTSPSNRGSLRRSGRNLLKLLGGKAVNVPLGLLQISLTIHLLGDKGYGFLILIHSFSQTIGDLAEFQSWQTVLHYGFKPYTNNDIPLLQRVLRFAFFLDICSGIFALIIGFLCAVYFGSYLGWPAEWHYLGIFYSFSVIFTTSATSNGILRLLNRYDLIAIQGTVANFTRVLGMFVLIYIGGELVDAVGIWMLAAILNFISFLTFALYQLHLHGLLKGFLKGINQGPTKNLPGIWKFAWNTNLNMTFSLAFKQITTLVIGGTLGPIAAGYYNIANKIAEAMAKPIALLQSTLYPEMVRSWQSSKPSHLYKMALQITMFAGVFTSLVFLILPYIAVPVMHLLLHKDSTPETLTLLYWLAGAELVLIWGMSLEPILITTGNTTGAICARGIDVLIFLPMLYSSIGYWGMAGIGPATVIAAFVLIILQAAFMFMRKKRNSVIQ, encoded by the coding sequence GTGTCTCATACAACGACCTCCCCCTCTAATAGAGGCAGTTTAAGGCGTTCGGGACGCAATCTTCTAAAATTACTAGGTGGTAAAGCCGTTAATGTCCCTCTTGGTCTATTACAAATTTCTTTAACCATTCATCTGTTGGGGGATAAAGGCTATGGTTTTCTTATTTTAATCCATTCTTTTTCCCAAACCATAGGTGATTTGGCTGAGTTTCAGTCTTGGCAAACAGTATTGCACTATGGCTTTAAACCCTATACGAACAACGACATCCCTTTGTTACAAAGGGTATTAAGATTTGCTTTTTTCCTGGATATTTGCAGTGGGATCTTTGCGCTTATTATTGGTTTTTTATGTGCTGTTTATTTCGGGAGTTACTTAGGGTGGCCTGCTGAATGGCATTATCTTGGGATTTTTTATAGTTTCAGCGTTATTTTCACCACCAGCGCCACCTCTAATGGAATTTTAAGACTGCTCAATCGATATGATCTCATTGCGATACAAGGCACCGTTGCAAATTTTACTCGCGTCTTAGGAATGTTTGTTTTAATTTATATAGGCGGAGAATTGGTTGATGCCGTGGGAATATGGATGTTGGCAGCTATCCTTAATTTCATCTCTTTTCTTACTTTTGCATTATATCAACTACACCTACATGGTTTATTAAAAGGATTCTTAAAAGGGATTAACCAAGGGCCAACCAAAAATTTGCCTGGAATATGGAAATTTGCTTGGAACACTAACTTAAATATGACATTTTCTTTGGCTTTTAAACAAATTACAACACTCGTTATTGGCGGAACCTTGGGACCTATTGCTGCTGGATATTATAATATCGCCAATAAAATCGCAGAAGCCATGGCTAAACCAATCGCCTTATTACAATCGACATTATACCCAGAAATGGTACGTTCTTGGCAGAGCAGTAAACCTTCACACCTCTATAAAATGGCATTACAAATCACAATGTTCGCAGGGGTTTTTACTTCTCTTGTTTTTTTGATTCTACCCTATATTGCTGTGCCTGTTATGCATTTACTCTTGCACAAAGACTCAACTCCTGAAACGCTTACACTCCTATATTGGTTGGCTGGGGCAGAGCTCGTTTTGATATGGGGAATGTCCTTAGAACCTATTTTAATCACCACAGGCAATACGACTGGAGCCATTTGCGCCAGAGGAATAGATGTCTTGATCTTTTTGCCTATGCTGTATAGTTCTATTGGTTACTGGGGAATGGCTGGAATTGGTCCTGCAACCGTGATTGCTGCTTTTGTTTTGATCATTTTACAGGCAGCTTTTATGTTCATGAGAAAAAAAAGAAACAGTGTCATACAATGA
- the rfbB gene encoding dTDP-glucose 4,6-dehydratase: MQILVTGGCGFIGSAVVRHLIKNTKHSVVNVDVLTYSASPETVAEIEQDDRYHFCQVNITDAVALTKVFETFKPDAVMHLAAESHVDRSIDGPGVFVETNVVGTYTLLNVAYEYWKNLSEDHKKNFRFHHISTDEVFGHLELNDPPFTETTPYDPRSPYSASKAASDHLVRAWFHTYGFPTFVTNTTNNYGIWHFPEKLVPLIIINALEGKELPVYGKGDNIRDWLFVEDHAEALVKAVEIGLPGETYAIGAKQPRTNLDVVKTICSILDELRPDPQGKYERLIKFVGDRPGHDFRYEIDPSHAEKSLDWKAKHNFETGIRKTVQWYLDNQAWWQAIRDKRYSGQRLGMK; the protein is encoded by the coding sequence ATGCAAATCCTTGTTACGGGCGGTTGTGGTTTTATTGGTTCTGCTGTAGTTCGTCATTTGATTAAAAATACAAAACATTCAGTAGTCAATGTTGATGTATTAACATATTCAGCTTCTCCTGAAACCGTTGCTGAAATTGAACAAGATGATCGATACCATTTTTGTCAGGTCAATATTACCGATGCCGTAGCATTAACAAAAGTTTTTGAAACGTTCAAGCCAGATGCCGTGATGCATTTAGCAGCAGAATCTCATGTGGATCGTTCGATTGATGGTCCAGGGGTATTTGTTGAAACAAACGTCGTTGGTACGTATACTTTGTTAAATGTGGCATATGAATATTGGAAAAATTTATCCGAAGATCACAAAAAGAATTTCCGTTTTCATCATATTTCAACTGACGAGGTTTTTGGTCACCTTGAACTCAATGACCCACCATTTACAGAAACAACACCTTATGACCCCCGTAGCCCTTATTCTGCATCAAAAGCAGCATCGGATCATTTAGTACGTGCTTGGTTCCATACTTATGGGTTCCCTACTTTTGTAACCAATACGACGAATAATTATGGTATTTGGCATTTCCCAGAAAAATTAGTCCCTTTAATTATTATCAATGCTTTGGAAGGCAAAGAGTTACCCGTTTATGGTAAAGGGGATAATATTCGCGATTGGTTATTTGTTGAAGATCACGCCGAAGCATTGGTAAAAGCAGTTGAAATTGGGTTGCCCGGTGAGACTTACGCTATTGGCGCAAAACAACCGCGCACTAATTTAGACGTTGTTAAAACAATTTGTTCTATTTTGGACGAGTTGAGACCTGATCCACAGGGAAAATATGAACGATTAATTAAATTTGTTGGTGATCGTCCTGGGCATGATTTCCGTTATGAAATTGATCCATCACATGCTGAAAAATCTTTGGATTGGAAAGCAAAACATAATTTTGAAACAGGGATTCGTAAAACCGTCCAATGGTATTTGGATAATCAAGCTTGGTGGCAAGCTATTCGTGATAAACGCTATAGCGGTCAACGTCTTGGGATGAAATGA
- the rsmD gene encoding 16S rRNA (guanine(966)-N(2))-methyltransferase RsmD, protein MRIIAGRYKGTTLYTPTGKETRPTSDRARQTLFDILLHAPWAGNAFIENAIILDAFAGTGALGLEALSRGAQKAYFFEKNMQTRQVLEKNIQLCRANAQSILYKDVLTSTLSNCLCNLVFFDPPYHQQLIPITFEHLQRNQCISKDAFIITETAIDETLLMDQSLTLVNERKVGAAYLKFWKYNNMVE, encoded by the coding sequence ATGCGTATTATTGCAGGACGCTATAAAGGCACCACATTATATACCCCAACGGGCAAAGAAACACGCCCAACATCAGATCGTGCAAGACAAACTTTGTTCGATATCTTGTTACATGCGCCGTGGGCAGGAAACGCCTTTATAGAAAATGCAATTATTCTGGATGCTTTTGCTGGCACGGGTGCGTTGGGTCTCGAAGCACTGTCTCGAGGCGCACAAAAAGCCTATTTTTTCGAAAAAAACATGCAAACACGACAGGTTTTGGAAAAAAACATTCAACTTTGCCGTGCAAACGCACAAAGTATCCTATATAAAGATGTTTTAACCTCTACACTCAGCAATTGTTTATGTAATCTGGTTTTCTTTGATCCGCCTTATCATCAACAACTCATCCCTATTACGTTCGAACATTTACAAAGAAATCAATGTATATCAAAAGATGCATTCATTATTACCGAAACAGCTATTGATGAAACATTACTAATGGATCAGTCATTAACATTGGTCAATGAACGAAAAGTAGGAGCCGCATATTTGAAATTCTGGAAATATAACAATATGGTAGAGTGA
- the rfbD gene encoding dTDP-4-dehydrorhamnose reductase, with amino-acid sequence MTILVIGGKNGQLAESFKLLNDDRLVFVGRPEFDFTQPDTLKIVFQGDQKPKLIVNTAAWTAVDAAETNQEDAYLVNRDGPAQLAKLCAVYDVPLIHVSTDYVFSGDKGSPYTETDPVSPETVYGASKAEGEQAILAAQPNSVILRTAWVYSAHNKNFVLTMINAGAKNPALKVVGDQHGNPTCSDDLAWAIIQIADRYLKEGWNSEWNGIYHAVGTGDATWYELAVEALQQAALYGQKMPEISAIKTEDWPTPAKRPQDSRLNTDKLYQVFNVRLPKWQDSVAKVVQTVFNA; translated from the coding sequence ATGACAATTCTTGTCATCGGTGGAAAAAATGGACAATTGGCAGAATCATTTAAACTGTTAAATGATGATCGTTTAGTATTTGTCGGTCGTCCAGAATTTGATTTCACACAACCAGATACATTAAAGATAGTTTTTCAAGGCGATCAAAAACCTAAATTAATTGTTAATACTGCAGCTTGGACAGCGGTTGATGCTGCTGAAACCAATCAAGAAGATGCTTATTTGGTCAATCGTGATGGACCCGCACAATTAGCAAAATTATGTGCCGTTTATGATGTGCCGTTAATTCATGTTTCAACAGATTATGTTTTTTCTGGTGACAAAGGGTCTCCTTATACAGAAACAGATCCTGTTTCCCCTGAAACCGTTTATGGGGCAAGTAAAGCAGAGGGTGAGCAAGCTATTTTGGCAGCACAACCTAATAGTGTGATTTTAAGAACCGCATGGGTTTACTCTGCGCATAATAAAAACTTTGTTTTGACCATGATTAATGCTGGGGCAAAAAATCCTGCACTAAAAGTTGTTGGTGATCAACATGGTAATCCAACTTGTTCTGATGATTTAGCATGGGCGATTATTCAAATTGCTGATCGTTATTTAAAAGAAGGTTGGAACTCTGAATGGAATGGTATTTATCATGCTGTTGGTACTGGGGATGCGACTTGGTATGAATTGGCTGTAGAGGCGCTGCAACAAGCGGCTTTATACGGTCAAAAAATGCCAGAAATATCCGCAATTAAAACAGAAGATTGGCCAACACCTGCAAAACGTCCACAAGATTCTCGTTTAAATACAGATAAACTATATCAAGTATTTAACGTGCGTTTACCTAAATGGCAGGATAGCGTTGCAAAAGTTGTGCAAACAGTTTTTAACGCTTAA
- a CDS encoding DNA translocase FtsK 4TM domain-containing protein, translating into MVGHNKTEKIISSELQSAFGKRVVQLSGWILWVFALLLIVALISYNPADPSFNTSSTQSPTNLLGYIGAYLSDMLIQWVGIASFFPVIVFMAWGWRIIKHQHLQGFILRIITMFFALPVCAAVIAAIPLFVSNNYSPEWPSESGIGGSVGFVIAQTSFTAAFDALGLSGKILIWSLGLILCALLIPLSMGLSKQEWQRILRFFKRIFSIIAYLIFKRKKAATETDQYTNSVYSAPVRSYDKTPFKSDPNTVFEQDYTPPSYQESIRATTHTPYSAPAPKKQVASEMAPDNTPIFNPQDAQEKNIKHAPYSSAPAQITAASPPIETNSNTYQEESSVYEESETVSPPKVKDIFSLFNKPIKERLTPIKEHIVNEHIAPIKETLQAADPYKQQDPYASENSWSFPPVSLLRENPAGNNNRPSEQILQANARMLETILDDYGVKGTIGEILCGPVVTLYELEPAPGIRSARVIGLSDDIARSLSVISVRIATVPGRNIIGIEVPNSSREMVYFSEMLTTETWHRHTAKLCLALGKNIFGEPIYTNLAKMPHLLIAGTTGSGKSVGVNSMILSLLYRLSPDECRLILIDPKMLELSVYEGIPHLLTPVVTDPHKALSALKWAVREMERRYRLMSQLGVRNIDGYNQRITNARNQSKVMTRRVQTGFDAETGRPTFEEQQIPLEHFPYIVVVIDEMADLMMVAGKDIEAAVQRLAQMARAAGIHVIMATQRPSVDVITGTIKANFPTRISFQVISKFDSRTILGEQGAEQLLGQGDMLFMQAGGRIQRVHGPFVSDDEVDKVVHHLRQQGEPIYVEDVTAEPVEENNNTGRSGNNDDELYNQAIALVAKEGKASTSFIQRHLSIGYNRAAKIIEQMEKERIVSPANHVGKREILINKLPNE; encoded by the coding sequence GTGGTCGGTCATAACAAAACAGAAAAAATTATTTCTTCTGAATTACAGTCTGCATTTGGAAAAAGAGTAGTGCAGCTTAGTGGCTGGATTCTTTGGGTATTTGCTTTACTATTGATCGTCGCATTGATTAGTTATAATCCTGCTGATCCTTCTTTTAACACATCATCAACGCAATCCCCTACCAATTTACTGGGATATATTGGGGCGTATTTATCTGATATGTTAATCCAATGGGTTGGAATCGCCAGTTTTTTTCCCGTTATTGTTTTTATGGCATGGGGATGGCGTATTATTAAGCATCAACATTTACAGGGATTTATCCTACGTATTATTACGATGTTCTTTGCTTTGCCTGTCTGTGCTGCGGTTATTGCTGCTATTCCACTTTTTGTTTCCAATAATTATTCGCCTGAATGGCCCAGTGAATCGGGCATTGGTGGCTCTGTGGGGTTCGTGATTGCTCAAACCTCTTTTACTGCTGCTTTTGATGCGTTGGGACTGTCTGGTAAGATCTTAATTTGGTCATTAGGATTGATCTTGTGTGCATTACTCATTCCTTTATCAATGGGATTATCCAAGCAAGAATGGCAACGAATTCTTCGCTTTTTTAAACGTATTTTTAGCATTATTGCTTATTTAATTTTCAAAAGGAAGAAAGCCGCGACTGAAACAGATCAATATACCAATAGTGTCTATTCAGCCCCTGTTCGTTCCTATGATAAAACCCCTTTTAAATCCGATCCAAATACTGTTTTCGAACAAGATTATACCCCACCTTCTTACCAAGAATCAATAAGAGCAACAACGCATACGCCCTACTCTGCTCCTGCACCTAAAAAGCAAGTAGCAAGCGAAATGGCACCTGATAATACCCCGATTTTTAACCCTCAAGATGCTCAAGAAAAGAATATTAAACACGCTCCTTATTCTTCTGCTCCAGCACAAATAACTGCTGCTTCACCACCTATTGAAACGAATAGTAATACCTATCAAGAAGAAAGCTCTGTATATGAAGAAAGCGAAACGGTTAGCCCTCCCAAGGTAAAAGATATTTTTTCACTTTTCAATAAACCGATCAAAGAACGCCTGACCCCAATTAAAGAACATATCGTAAACGAACATATCGCGCCCATCAAAGAAACTCTGCAAGCTGCTGACCCTTATAAACAGCAAGACCCTTACGCGAGTGAAAATTCATGGTCTTTCCCTCCAGTGTCTTTATTACGGGAAAATCCCGCAGGAAATAACAACAGACCTAGCGAGCAAATTTTACAAGCAAATGCGCGTATGTTGGAAACGATCTTGGATGATTATGGCGTCAAAGGAACCATTGGCGAAATCTTATGCGGTCCAGTTGTAACATTATACGAACTTGAACCTGCTCCTGGTATTCGTTCAGCCAGAGTGATCGGATTATCAGATGATATTGCACGCTCTTTATCAGTCATCTCTGTACGTATTGCAACAGTTCCTGGGCGTAATATCATTGGTATTGAAGTACCAAATAGCAGCAGGGAAATGGTTTATTTCTCTGAAATGCTCACAACAGAAACATGGCACAGACATACAGCAAAACTTTGTCTTGCTTTGGGTAAAAATATTTTTGGTGAGCCCATTTATACCAACCTTGCCAAAATGCCGCATCTTTTGATTGCAGGAACAACAGGATCAGGGAAATCTGTTGGGGTAAATTCTATGATTTTATCCTTGCTGTATCGTTTATCCCCTGATGAATGTCGATTAATTTTAATTGACCCTAAAATGCTTGAATTATCGGTTTATGAAGGCATTCCACATCTTTTGACCCCAGTTGTTACCGACCCTCACAAAGCATTATCTGCTCTGAAATGGGCAGTCAGAGAAATGGAACGTCGTTATCGTTTGATGTCTCAACTTGGTGTGCGTAATATTGACGGATATAATCAACGTATCACCAATGCACGTAACCAAAGCAAAGTCATGACACGCCGCGTACAAACGGGTTTCGATGCTGAAACAGGAAGACCTACTTTTGAAGAACAACAAATTCCCTTGGAACATTTCCCATATATTGTTGTTGTGATTGATGAAATGGCTGATCTTATGATGGTCGCTGGTAAAGATATCGAAGCAGCCGTTCAACGTCTGGCTCAAATGGCACGTGCTGCTGGTATTCATGTGATTATGGCCACCCAGCGCCCTTCTGTTGATGTGATTACAGGGACAATTAAAGCCAACTTCCCGACACGTATTTCCTTTCAAGTCATTAGTAAATTTGACAGTAGAACCATTCTGGGTGAGCAAGGTGCAGAGCAATTACTAGGTCAAGGGGATATGCTATTCATGCAGGCTGGCGGACGCATTCAACGTGTACATGGTCCTTTTGTTTCAGATGATGAAGTGGACAAAGTAGTGCATCACCTTCGTCAGCAAGGTGAACCCATTTATGTTGAAGATGTGACGGCTGAACCTGTCGAAGAAAATAATAATACTGGACGGTCTGGAAATAATGATGATGAACTTTATAACCAAGCCATTGCTCTGGTCGCAAAAGAAGGAAAAGCCTCTACCTCTTTCATCCAACGTCATTTATCTATTGGTTATAATCGTGCTGCAAAGATTATCGAACAAATGGAAAAAGAACGCATTGTCAGTCCTGCAAATCATGTAGGAAAAAGAGAGATTTTAATCAATAAACTTCCTAACGAATAA
- a CDS encoding histidine phosphatase family protein, with product MTKNTYQFLDNPALLQNTTRFWFIRHAIVNQKDREYLYGTMDVSLCPDHIKQQHRIYQHLANRLPQSTSWFTTSLSRTRDTAKLIQKAGYGQCPIQTDDSFLEQNLGDWQGKAHGTADHYFQYSPHPFWPFCAKEMPPNGETMYDVIKRVGKRLEQLATSHQGQDVIIISHGGAIRAAIAHSLKTPLDSALSLSIVNLSLTVLEKKQNHWRGLTINEYPSL from the coding sequence ATGACAAAAAATACGTATCAATTTTTGGATAATCCTGCTTTATTACAAAACACAACACGTTTTTGGTTTATCCGCCATGCTATTGTTAATCAAAAAGACAGAGAATATCTGTATGGTACTATGGATGTCTCATTATGCCCAGATCATATAAAACAACAACATCGTATTTATCAGCATTTAGCGAACAGGCTGCCCCAATCAACATCTTGGTTTACAACGTCGCTTTCTCGAACACGAGACACTGCCAAACTGATCCAAAAGGCTGGTTATGGACAATGCCCTATTCAAACAGACGATTCTTTCCTAGAACAAAACCTAGGCGATTGGCAAGGAAAAGCCCACGGAACCGCCGATCACTATTTTCAATACTCGCCCCATCCTTTTTGGCCTTTTTGCGCCAAAGAAATGCCCCCCAATGGCGAAACAATGTATGATGTAATAAAACGCGTTGGCAAAAGACTAGAACAACTTGCCACATCACATCAAGGGCAAGATGTGATCATTATCTCTCATGGAGGCGCAATACGAGCGGCCATCGCTCATAGTTTAAAAACTCCTTTAGATTCTGCATTATCGCTTTCTATTGTTAATCTGTCTTTAACTGTTTTAGAAAAAAAACAGAATCACTGGCGTGGATTAACAATCAATGAATATCCCTCATTGTGA
- the rfbA gene encoding glucose-1-phosphate thymidylyltransferase RfbA translates to MQEKPMKGIVLAGGSGTRLHPLTLATSKQLLPVYDKPMIYYPLSTLMLAGIQDIMIISTPQDIPQFKRLLGDGSDWGVNFEYCVQPKPEGLTQAFVLGKDWLDGAPCALVLGDNLIFADHLSVLLQQAAQRQSGATVFAYQVRDPERYGVVSFDEEGKAQQIIEKPIDPPSNWAVTGLYFYDSKVTEYAKEVKLSPRGEYEITDLNKMYLDNQELRVERLGRGCAWLDAGMPDSLMQAGTFVQTIQSRQGMLVGSPEEVAFRRGFIDADQLRVLAKRVHKTELGRMLFELANDVHHKDSKQL, encoded by the coding sequence ATGCAGGAAAAACCAATGAAAGGGATTGTTCTTGCGGGTGGATCAGGAACCCGTTTACACCCATTGACGTTGGCAACAAGTAAACAATTACTCCCTGTTTACGATAAACCTATGATTTACTATCCTTTATCTACGTTAATGTTGGCAGGTATTCAGGATATTATGATTATTTCGACCCCGCAAGATATCCCTCAGTTTAAAAGATTGTTAGGTGATGGGTCGGATTGGGGCGTTAATTTTGAATATTGTGTACAACCTAAACCAGAGGGATTAACACAGGCTTTTGTGCTTGGTAAAGATTGGTTGGATGGTGCTCCTTGTGCGTTAGTTCTGGGCGATAATTTAATTTTTGCAGATCATTTAAGTGTTTTGTTACAGCAAGCGGCACAACGCCAGAGTGGTGCAACAGTATTTGCATATCAAGTGCGTGACCCAGAACGTTATGGTGTTGTTTCTTTTGATGAAGAAGGAAAAGCACAACAAATTATTGAAAAACCAATCGACCCACCATCAAATTGGGCTGTAACGGGGTTATATTTCTACGATTCTAAAGTGACTGAATATGCCAAAGAGGTCAAACTTTCTCCTCGTGGTGAGTATGAGATTACTGATCTGAATAAAATGTATCTTGATAATCAGGAATTACGTGTTGAACGTTTAGGGCGTGGTTGTGCATGGTTGGATGCGGGAATGCCCGATAGCTTGATGCAAGCAGGTACTTTTGTACAGACCATTCAATCCCGTCAAGGAATGTTAGTTGGATCACCAGAAGAAGTGGCTTTTCGTCGAGGCTTTATTGATGCCGATCAATTGCGTGTATTAGCAAAAAGAGTGCATAAAACTGAATTAGGTCGTATGCTATTTGAATTGGCAAATGATGTTCATCACAAAGACAGTAAACAATTATAA
- a CDS encoding RluA family pseudouridine synthase: MLPFPILFQNNHFIIINKPAGMPVYNNKHSNQKSVEDFFPILSKRQDGPWLVHRLDQDTAGCLVIALRKQALISAQHCFETKQVTKIYWAIVQGKPRENNGQIDMPLLKITKDKKWSMQANPKGQAAVTKWKLLGSNGNISCLELQLLTGRTHQARAHCAILGHPIIGDSVYNPKSNKERYLHLFSREISLPFSPHLSTIAEPPEHMITELQQLHIV, from the coding sequence GTGCTGCCCTTTCCTATTTTATTTCAAAATAATCATTTTATCATTATTAACAAACCTGCTGGAATGCCTGTGTATAATAACAAGCATTCCAACCAAAAATCTGTAGAAGATTTCTTCCCTATTCTATCCAAACGTCAAGACGGTCCGTGGTTGGTTCACAGATTGGATCAGGATACTGCAGGATGCCTTGTTATTGCTTTACGAAAGCAAGCTTTAATCTCTGCACAACATTGTTTTGAAACCAAGCAAGTTACTAAAATCTATTGGGCAATTGTGCAAGGGAAACCTCGAGAAAATAATGGGCAAATTGATATGCCCCTTTTAAAAATCACCAAAGATAAAAAATGGTCAATGCAGGCCAATCCCAAAGGACAAGCTGCGGTGACAAAATGGAAATTATTAGGATCAAATGGAAACATAAGTTGCCTCGAGTTACAGCTTTTAACGGGACGCACACATCAAGCCAGAGCACATTGTGCAATTTTGGGACATCCTATTATTGGGGATTCTGTTTATAATCCGAAGAGTAATAAAGAACGTTATTTACATCTCTTTAGTCGCGAGATTTCTTTACCTTTTTCCCCTCACCTCTCAACAATTGCTGAACCTCCTGAACATATGATTACCGAGTTACAACAGTTACATATCGTATAA
- the rfbC gene encoding dTDP-4-dehydrorhamnose 3,5-epimerase → MKIEFLAIPEVALITPPRFQDNRGFFSETYNAERLKEAGIHLPFVQDNQSLSTQRGVVRGLHCQLQPHAQGKLVRCTQGSIWDVAIDARTGSPTYGQWVGAELSADNWSQLWIPPGFLHGFCTLTDNVMVQYKCTGLYDKASERAVRWDCKDLAIDWPIKSEEAILSDKDAQNPGFAEAKGWFSYSK, encoded by the coding sequence ATGAAAATAGAATTTTTAGCTATTCCTGAGGTTGCTCTTATTACGCCTCCTCGTTTTCAAGATAATCGTGGTTTCTTTTCTGAAACGTATAATGCGGAACGTTTAAAAGAGGCAGGTATTCATTTACCTTTTGTACAAGATAATCAAAGTCTTTCTACCCAAAGAGGCGTGGTGCGCGGGTTACATTGTCAATTGCAACCGCATGCACAAGGAAAGTTGGTTCGTTGTACGCAAGGCTCAATTTGGGATGTGGCGATTGATGCACGTACGGGGTCTCCTACCTATGGTCAATGGGTTGGTGCAGAGCTTTCTGCAGATAATTGGTCACAATTATGGATTCCTCCTGGGTTTTTGCACGGGTTTTGTACATTAACCGATAATGTAATGGTGCAATATAAATGTACAGGTTTATATGACAAAGCCAGTGAACGCGCCGTGCGTTGGGATTGTAAAGACCTTGCGATCGATTGGCCAATTAAGTCAGAAGAAGCAATTTTGTCTGATAAAGATGCACAAAATCCAGGTTTTGCCGAAGCTAAAGGTTGGTTTTCATATTCAAAATAG